One genomic window of Roseateles sp. DAIF2 includes the following:
- a CDS encoding sulfite exporter TauE/SafE family protein, which produces MDLALIASALLMGLAGTPHCALMCGAACTGLVGGERRALWGFQLARLASYAAGGALAAASVGWAAQLGQASALLRPLWVMLHMAALGLGLYLLWRGRQPAWLEALGARSERAAAGSATVSLAGIGAGRAVTGRATLGGLAWLAWPCGLLQSALVVAALASGPAQGAAVMGAFGAASAPGLLLAPVLLRRGAGGMRWAVRLAGLCLAAASVWALGHGVWQQVADWCR; this is translated from the coding sequence ATGGACCTGGCCCTGATCGCCTCGGCGCTGCTGATGGGCCTGGCCGGCACGCCGCATTGCGCGCTGATGTGCGGCGCGGCCTGCACCGGCCTGGTCGGCGGCGAGCGGCGGGCGCTGTGGGGCTTCCAGCTGGCGCGGCTGGCCAGCTATGCCGCGGGCGGCGCGCTGGCGGCGGCCAGCGTCGGCTGGGCCGCGCAGCTGGGCCAGGCCAGCGCGCTGCTGCGACCGCTGTGGGTGATGCTGCACATGGCGGCGCTGGGCCTGGGCCTGTACCTGCTGTGGCGCGGGCGCCAGCCGGCCTGGCTGGAGGCGCTGGGCGCGCGCAGCGAGCGCGCGGCGGCGGGCTCGGCCACCGTGTCGCTGGCCGGCATCGGCGCGGGCCGCGCGGTCACCGGCCGCGCCACCCTGGGTGGTCTGGCCTGGCTGGCCTGGCCCTGCGGGCTGCTGCAGTCGGCCCTGGTGGTGGCCGCGCTGGCCTCCGGCCCGGCGCAGGGTGCGGCGGTGATGGGCGCGTTCGGCGCGGCCTCGGCACCGGGCCTGCTGCTCGCTCCGGTGCTGCTGCGGCGCGGTGCGGGAGGCATGCGCTGGGCGGTGCGCCTGGCCGGTCTGTGCCTGGCGGCGGCCTCGGTCTGGGCGCTGGGCCACGGGGTGTGGCAGCAGGTCGCGGACTGGTGCCGATGA